The region GGCGAACCTCCTCGGCACTGCGCTGGGCGCGCCGCGCCACCAGGGGCAGATCCTCTACGGGCAAGGCGGCGGGGAAAACACCGGCAAAGGGCAGCCGCAGAAAACCGGCAGCCTGCCCATAGTCGGCACGCACGGAGGCGAGGACATCCTCAAAGCCGCCGTGACGCGAGAGAAGATCTTCATAGATCCAGTCCCAGGTAAAGTTGGCCACCCCCACCCCGGTGATGCCCGCGGCGGCGGCCGCGGCAAAGGCCAGGGGCGCGATGTCGGCGACCACCAGGGTCACGCCCGCCGCGCGCAGGGACGCCGCCTCCTCGGCAAGCAGCGCCTCGCGTCCGGCCAGCAGTTGGCGATAGGCGCGCAGGGTGGCGCCTTCATCCATGTGCAGGCTGTCGCGCTGCACGACGCCGATATCCAGCCGCCGCGCGCGCACCGGCACGCTCCCATCGAGAAAACCCTCGAAAAACCAGGGATGGGCGTCGGACACCACCTCGACGGCCACTTCGGCATGCCGGCGCCGCAGGGTGTTGATGATCTGGCAGGAGCGGCTGGCATGGCCAAGACCATGGCCGCTGATGTAATAGCGAATTTTGGGCATGGCGGGGGACTATAGCACGGCGGCAGGATTCGCGACAGCTCAGGAATGCACGGCGGGTTCGCGCAGGCGCTCCAGGGCCTGCTCATAGGTCATTTCGAAGCCATCCTCGTCGATCAGGCGCACCGGTTTGGCGCAGGTCGCGCAGAAAAAAGCGCCAAAGCGGATGGGAATGCGCTCCATCTGATCGCCCTGGCGTTCGAACTTGAGGCCTTCGCGCACCTGCCAGTCGCTGAGCGGATGACGACAGAGGGGACAATGAGGTCGCAGCTTGCGATCCCAGAGGATCTGGAAAAGGCGCTTGAAGCGGCGGCGGCGGCGAACCACGAGGCCCCAACCGGAGAGAATAAGCAGGCCCGGCGCCAGAACGGCACCGGTCAACAACCAGGGAGAGGCATTGGACATAAGGGTCATGAAGGCTTTGCACACCTAGGATTGCGTCGTCACGCGGCGACAAGCGGGGCGCGTGCGGTGCAAAAATATCTCAGGCCAACGGATGCTGTCAAACAGGAAAATCACGTTTCTTCAAGCCCCTGCGTCGCGTTCCCGCAACAGGGCGAGCACCGCGCGCCACATGCGCCAGGAGCCGACCAGCCCCGGCGTGACATCGACGTGCATGAGGCCGCGCACCAGAAAGAGTTCGGCCTGATCCGGCCGCAGGGCGGCCTTGAGATTGCGGCTTTCGGTGAAGGGAATGATGTGATCGTCGAGACCGTGCACCAGGATCAGGCGAGCGCGCAGGTCGCCCAGATCCTTGTCGGCCAGATCAAGGGCGGCGATTTCCCGACGTAAGAATTCGGGCAGACCGTCGATCAGGGCTGGAGCCTTCTCGCGGTCGGTATTGACGATGAAGTGATAAAGGGCCGCACCCTCCGCCGTCAGGCCCTGGGCCAGATCCTCGACGGGCGCCGCCGCATCGGCCTTGCGGCGCTGCGCCATGGCGGCCAGCCGCGCCCGGTCGCCTGGCGCCGCCAGGCGGTGCAGATTACCCTCGATGAAAACCCATTTGCCGTACACATTGGGCTCGCCCTTGCGCCAGGCAGCGCCGTCGCGAAACCAGCCCGTCGTGAAAAAGGTCATCACCGCGCGCAGGTCATGATAACCGCCGACGCCCACCACATAATCCACGCGCTCGGACAGGGACGGCTGCATGGCGGCGATCAGAGTCGGCCCCACGGCGTAGCTGAAGGCCATCATGCCGAAGCGCCCATGAGGCACCAGATCGCTGCGGCCACGAAACCAACGAAAGGCCGCCGCGATTTCATCGGCGTTTTCGCCGCGCACCTCGAGCAGGCGGATGCTTTCCAGATCGGGCACCAGCACCACGAAGCGCGCCCGCGCCAGGGAGCGGGCAAAGGCCATCAGCCGCGGGTCGTCCTTGCCCGCCTCGGCCGCTCCGGGCACGAGGAGAATCCCGGCCGCCGGCGCCGAACCGGGCAGATAGAGATCGCCGCCGATGAACCCGCCGGAGATGGGAAAGCGCATTTTCAGGCGCTCGGGTTCCGGGCTTTTCGCCTTGAGACGGCTCGGCTTGTCGCCCGCGGCCACATCGGCGAGCAGCAACAGCGCTTCGTGGCCACGCCTGGGAGAGCAGGCCGACAGGAGATTCACCATGAGCACAAGGATCAGCAGATAAAGAAGGGGGCGCATGGACACCATTATACCAGGCGCCGCCGGGGGTCGAGCTAATCGCGGTTCTGGCGCGGCCGCACGCGCCGACCGTCCTCCAGCTCCCGATCGGGATGGACGATGACCCGCTCGCCGGCGGCGATCCCGCCGCGCACCTCGGCGAAGCGGCCGCCGCGCTCGCCGACCTCCACCGCGCGCACGCGGGCGCGACCGTTCTCGAGGACAAACAGCGCCCAGTCCCCGTCGCGGCGAAACAGGGCGCTGAGGGGCACCCGCAGGACCTCCTCCGCCTGCCAGAGGATGAAGCGGGCATTGACGCGGTAGCCGTCGCCGAGGCGCGCCCAGAGCTCCGGCGGTGAAACAAAGTCGGCGATGACCAGCACCCGCTGCTCTTCCACGCCCAGGGCGGATATTTTGGTGAAGCCGCCCGGCTCCACCCGCCGCACCCGGCCTTCAAGGGGCGCCTCCTCTCCCCAGCGCTCGAACAGCACCGGCATGCCCGGCGCCAGCCGCACGGCGTCGGCGGACAGCACATCGATCTCCACTTCAAGAAGCGCCGGATCAGCGATCTCCAGGATGGGCGCACCGGCGGCCACCACCTGGGCGCTCTCCAGAAACCGGCGCAGCACCTGCCCGGATGCCGGTGCCGTCAGCGCCACCACGCCGCTCGCCGCGGGATCGAGGCTGCCGCTGAAGGCCAAGGCGGTGCGCGCCGCGTCGAGTTCATGACGCGCACCGCTCAGCCGCGCCGCGGCCGCCTCGCGCAAGGCCCGCGCCTGGGCGGCGGCGCTCGCGGCGGCCTCAACCTCGTTGCGCGCCACCATCTGCTGCGCGCCCAGGGTGCGCAGGCGCGCGTATTCGGCTTCGGCGAAAGCGGCGGCGGCGCTTGCCGCCTCGACCTCGCGACGCGCCGCATCCAGCGTCGCGGTCGCGGCTTCGACCCGCGCTTCGGCCGCCTTGACGCTGCGCACATCGAGCACCGGCGCGACTTGGGCATCGAGCACCGCCACCACCTGTCCGGCATCCACCAAGTCCCCAGGCTCCAGTTCGATGCGGCGCACCTGCCCGGCAAGAGGCGCCGAAATCCGGTAGGCGTGCATGACGCGGGTGCGC is a window of Geoalkalibacter sp. DNA encoding:
- a CDS encoding efflux RND transporter periplasmic adaptor subunit; this encodes MPWRRYLMRLLPAAILAALLFLGFRPQPLLVDTEAASLGPMARTIEEEGRTRVMHAYRISAPLAGQVRRIELEPGDLVDAGQVVAVLDAQVAPVLDVRSVKAAEARVEAATATLDAARREVEAASAAAAFAEAEYARLRTLGAQQMVARNEVEAAASAAAQARALREAAAARLSGARHELDAARTALAFSGSLDPAASGVVALTAPASGQVLRRFLESAQVVAAGAPILEIADPALLEVEIDVLSADAVRLAPGMPVLFERWGEEAPLEGRVRRVEPGGFTKISALGVEEQRVLVIADFVSPPELWARLGDGYRVNARFILWQAEEVLRVPLSALFRRDGDWALFVLENGRARVRAVEVGERGGRFAEVRGGIAAGERVIVHPDRELEDGRRVRPRQNRD
- a CDS encoding alpha/beta hydrolase family protein; protein product: MRPLLYLLILVLMVNLLSACSPRRGHEALLLLADVAAGDKPSRLKAKSPEPERLKMRFPISGGFIGGDLYLPGSAPAAGILLVPGAAEAGKDDPRLMAFARSLARARFVVLVPDLESIRLLEVRGENADEIAAAFRWFRGRSDLVPHGRFGMMAFSYAVGPTLIAAMQPSLSERVDYVVGVGGYHDLRAVMTFFTTGWFRDGAAWRKGEPNVYGKWVFIEGNLHRLAAPGDRARLAAMAQRRKADAAAPVEDLAQGLTAEGAALYHFIVNTDREKAPALIDGLPEFLRREIAALDLADKDLGDLRARLILVHGLDDHIIPFTESRNLKAALRPDQAELFLVRGLMHVDVTPGLVGSWRMWRAVLALLRERDAGA